A window of the Alnus glutinosa chromosome 4, dhAlnGlut1.1, whole genome shotgun sequence genome harbors these coding sequences:
- the LOC133866228 gene encoding auxin-induced in root cultures protein 12-like, which translates to MDFITQKFTIKQVYSNCTDLPHLSAYLHWSFDASNSSLSVAFVAPPPKPEGWVSWAINPNGTGMAGSQALLAFKSNGSVTIQTYDIRSYNFSQSGLKLAYEVWDLSADVSNGTFKIFGKWKLSPGTEKVNLVWQVGPGLNSQGNPMIHEFFPGNLQAKENLQLVDQEAVSPTGSASEPTGSTAHGPSGSALSGASTRRGGLVYVFAVFN; encoded by the exons ATGGACTTTATCACACAGAAGTTCACAATCAAGCAGGTGTACTCCAACTGCACTGATCTCCCACATCTGAGCGCCTACTTGCACTGGAGCTTCGACGCCTCCAATTCCTCGCTGTCGGTAGCCTTCGTGGCCCCCCCGCCCAAGCCAGAGGGCTGGGTGTCGTGGGCCATCAACCCCAATGGGACCGGCATGGCCGGGTCACAGGCCCTGTTGGCCTTCAAATCCAACGGCTCTGTCACCATCCAGACCTACGACATCCGCTCCTACAATTTCAGCCAGTCTGGACTGAAGCTGGCTTACGAGGTGTGGGACCTGAGCGCCGACGTCTCCAACGGGACCTTCAAGATCTTCGGCAAATGGAAGCTGTCGCCGGGCACGGAGAAGGTGAATCTGGTCTGGCAGGTGGGTCCGGGATTGAACTCACAAGGCAATCCGATGATACACGAATTTTTTCCCGGGAATCTTCAGGCAAAAGAGAACCTGCAGTTGGTCGACCAAGAGGCTGTCAGCCCTACTGGGTCTGCCTCTGAACCTACTGGCTCTACTGCTCATGGACCCTCTGGCTCTGCTCTTAGCGGGGCTTCAACGCGTAGAGGGGGACTCG tttATGTGTTTGCTGTTTTCAACTAA